CGGCGAGCTCGGCGCGATCCGGGAAGCCGAACGGTGGCTGCACGAGGCGACGCACGTGTGCGATCCGTGCTCCATGGGGTTCCGGATCGCGGCGGCGACGGCGTGTGCGCGTGCGGGCAGCCCCAGCAGGGCCAGGACGCACCAGGCGGAGGCCGAGCGGATCAGCGGGCTGTGGCAGGGCGGTCCGTGGTCGGCCGCGCTGTGGGAGGTGCGCGCCGAGGTCCGTCGCGCCGAAGGCCGGGGCGCGCAGGCGGCGGCGCTGTTCCGCGAGGCGGCCGAGCAGTTCGCGGCGCTGGGCCGACCCCTGGAGGAGAGCAGGTGCCTGGCCGCCGCGGTCACCTGCTAGGCGGTGTTTCGCACTTCCAGAACATGCCTAGTCGTGGAACGCGCCGAGGTGGAGGTAGGCGGCGAAGGTGCCGAGCCAGTGCTCGGCGTAGTAGCCGTGGCCGAAGACGTAGGCGAGGCCGGCCTCGCGGTGGGCGTCGGCGGCGGTGCGGGCCAGGTCGGCGTAGCGGTGGGCGGCCGGTAGGGCGGCGGCGATGGAACGCCACTGCCAGGCGCGGGACAGGGCGAGGCCGACCAGGTGCGACCCGTACGCGTCACCCGGGTCGTCCACCGGCACCGGCTCGCGCAGCACCTTCCAGCGCGCCTCCTCCAGGTTCGGCAGGAACGCCTCGAACCACGCGGTGAACGCGTCGGCCGGCAGCACCCGCCGCATCAGGTCCGCCTCGGTCAGCGCGGGGGACAGGAAATCCGCCGCGTCCGGCTCGAACCCGCCGTACCCGACGTCCTCCCGGTGCCACCGCAACGCCGCCTCCACGCACGCCGCGGCCAGCTCCTCGTCACCCACAGCGCGCGCCGCGTCGAGCACAAGCCCGGTGGCGAACGCGGTGTTGCCGTGCGTGCCGGACCGGTTCGGCAGCCGCGCACCGGCCACCTTGGCGAGATACCGGTCACGCAGGACCACGCTCAACGGCCGCAGCGCCACCGCCCAGGGTGAACCCCAGGTGCGGAGTTCCGCATCGAGCACCAACAGCCACGCCCATCCGTAGGGCCGCTCCCAGAACCCGCCGCCGGGGCCGTCGAAGTACGCCGCCTCGGTCTCCGCGTGCTCCGGGGTGATCAGCGAATCCAGCACCCGACGGGCCTCCGCCGCACCCTCGACCTCGGGCCGCGACCGCAGCACCCGGACCGCCAACCAGGTCTGATGCACGCACGAGTGCCAGTCGAACGACCCGGCGAAGATCGGGTGCAGCACCCGCTGCGGCACCAGGTCGGCGTCCCCGGTGATCACGTGCGACCAGTGCGTCGGATAGTCCCGCCGGAGGTTCTCCACCGCGGTCGACAGCAGCCGGGCCGCCATGTTGTCATCCAGCCGGGTGTCGGACATGGCCCACATCATGCACAGCCGGACCCGTGCCCGTCCCGAGGTGTGGACAGCTATCTTTAACGTGTGAACTGGACCGTGGACGTGCCCGTGGACACGCTTCCCGAGCTTCCGCCCCTCCCGCCCGAGCTGCGCACGCGGCTGGACGACGCGCTGGGGCGCCCCGCCGCGCAGCAGCCGGAGTGGCCGGACGCCGAGCAGGTGCGCCGGGTGCGCGCCGTGCTGGAGAGCGTGCCGCCGATCACCGTGCCGGCCGAGATCGACCGGCTGAGCGCGAACCTGGCCGAGGTCGCCCGCGGCGAGGCGTTTCTGCTTCAGGGCGGTGACTGCGCGGAGACGTTCGCGGACAACACCGAGCCGCACATCCGCGCCAACATCCGGACCCTGCTCCAGATGGCCGTCGTGCTCACGTACGGCGCCAGCCTGCCGGTGGTGAAGATCGGCCGCATCGCGGGCCAGTACGCCAAGCCGCGCTCGTCGGGCATCGACGCGCTCGGCCTGCCGTCCTACCGCGGCGACATCGTCAACTCGTTGGTCGCCACGCCCGAGGCACGCGTGCCGGACCCGTCGCGGATGATCCGCGCCTACGCCAACGCGGGCGCGGCGATGAACCTGCTGCGCGCCATGACCACCGCGGGCATGGCCGACCTGCACAAGCTGCACGACTGGAACAAGGACTTCGTCCGCCAGTCGCCGGCGGGGGAGCGGTACGAGGCGCTGGCCGGTGAGATCGACCGCGGCCTGCGGTTCATGTCGGCGTGCGGCGTGAACGACGCGTCGCTGCACACCACCGAGATCTTCGCCTCGCACGAGGCGCTGCTGCTGGACTACGAGCGCGCGCTGCTGCGCTTGGACACCAACGGCGACAAGCCGCGGCTGTACGACCTGTCGTCCCACTTCCTGTGGATCGGCGAGCGGACCAGGCAGCTGGACGGCGCGCACATCGCGTTCGCCGAGCTGCTGTCCAACCCGATCGGCCTGAAGATCGGCCCGTCGACCACGCCTGAGATGGCGGTCGAGTACGTCGAGCGGCTCGACCCGCACAACCAGCCGGGCCGGCTCACGCTGATCAGCCGGATGGGCAACGGCAAGGTGCGCGACGTGCTCGGCCCGATCGTCGAGAAGGTCACCGCCTCCGGCCACCAGGTCATCTGGCAGTGCGACCCGATGCACGGCAACACGCACGAGGCGTCCACCGGCTACAAGACCCGGCACTTCGACCGGATCGTGGACGAGGTGCAGGGCTTCTTCGAGGTGCACCGCAGGCTCGGCACGCACCCCGGCGGCATCCACATCGAGCTGACCGGCGAGGACGTCACCGAGTGCCTGGGCGGCGCCCAGGAGATCTCGGACATCGACCTGGCCGGCCGCTACGAGACCGCCTGCGACCCGCGGCTGAACACGCAGCAGTCGCTGGAACTGGCGTTCCTGGTCGCGGAGATGCTCCGCAGCTGATCCCCGGCTGAGAAGTGGCCCCCGACTCGCGGAGTCGGGGGCCACTGTCGTTCCAGGCGACTTTCGTCCCAGGGCCCTACACGGCGATCAAAGTGATCTTGGTGTCCTTGGGGACGCGTTCCCCGGCCCGGATGGACTGGTTGACGACGCGGGCGCGGTCGCGTTCGTTGAACTGGACGTCGACCTTGAGGCCCGCCTCTTCCAGGATCTTCTTCGCTTCCTTCACCGACTTGCCCTCGACGTGCGGCACGGTCACCGAGTCCGCCGACAGCACGACGGTCACCTTCCGGTTGTTCGGGGGCATGTTCGAGCCCGCCGGCGGGTCGGTGCGCACCACCCGGCCGCCGTCGACCGCGGCGGAGAACTCGGTCGGACCCTCGACCGGCTCGAACCCGGCCGCGCTGAGCTCCGCGAACGCCTCGTCCTTCGTCTTGCCGGTCACGCTCGGCACCGGCTTGGGCTCGGAGCCCTTGCTCAGCACGATGACCACCGTCGAGCCGATCGGCACCGGCGTGCCGGGCGCGGGCTTCAGCGTCACCACCTTGCCCTTGGGCACGCGGTCGCTGAACGCGTCCTCGACGGGGTTGAGCTGCGACTTCAACCCGACCGACGCGATCTCCCGCTCGGCCGCGGCGATCTCGGAACCCGCGTTGACCTGCGGCACGACCGGCTTGCCGGCGGACACCACGATCCGCACGTGGTCACCCTGCGTGGCCTCGGTGCCGGCCGGCGGGTCGGTGCCGATCACCTGCCCGGCGGGCACGGTGTCGCTGTTCTCGGTCCCCTGGGTGGACTTGAGCGAGGCCTGGTCGAGCATCGCGATGGCCGTGGACAGCTCCTTGCCGACCAGGTCGGGCACCTTGGTGACGCGACCGACCGCGAGCCACCAACTGGTGAGCCCGACGAGGATCGCGGCCACCACCACGACGCTGATCCACGTGACGAACTGCCGCTTGCTGCGCGCCCGCATTTCTTCGTGCAGCTGCTCGGGCGTCTTCTTCTTCGGCGGTCTCTTCGTCCGCACCCGGGCCGGCGGTGGGGGCGCCGCGGGCATGGGCTCGGACGGCGGCATGATCAGGTCGGCCCGGGAGATCGCCTTGGTGCCCTGCGGGCCGGTCGACGGCGGCACCAGCGGGTTCGGCCGGTGCACGGGCACGGTCGGCTCGGCGAACGGCGCACCCGCGCCCACCCGCACCGGCTCCACCCGCAACGTCTGCTCGGCCGGGCTCGGCGGCGCGGGAACGTGCGCCGTCGGCTCCTCGGTCGGCGCCGCCGAGGGCGCCGAGGCGGGTACCGGCACGTCCACGGTGGCCAGCCCGAGCATCGCCCGCGCGGTCTCCACCTCGGACAGGAACGAGTCGGCGTCCGCGGGCCGCAGGAACGGCTCCTTGCGGGTCGCCCGGCGGACCAGTTCGGCCACCTCGGCGGGCACGTCCGGCACCGGGGGCACGTCGTCGTTCACGTGCCGGTAGGCCACGGAGATGGCGTTGTCGCCCACGTACGGCGGCGTGCCGGTCAGCATCTCGTACAGCAGCACGCCCGCCGAGTACACGTCGCTGCGCGCGTCCGTGGTGCCCGTGGTGACCTGTTCGGGTGAAAGGTAGGCGACTGTGCCCAGGATCATGGTGTCGCTGGTCACGCCCACCGTCGACATCGCCCGGACCAGACCGAAGTCGGCGACCTTGACCGTGCCGCCCGGACCGATGAGCACGTTCTCCGGCTTCACGTCCCGGTGCACGAGGTCGGCCCGGTGCGCGGCGGCCAGCGGCGAGAGGATCTTCTCGATCACGGTCAGCGCCAGCGGCACGTCCAGCTTGCCGCGTTCGGTGATCAGGTCGCGCAGCGTGCCGCCCTCGACCAGCTCCATCACCAGGAAGACCCGGTCCTCGTCCACGCCCTGGTCGTGCACCTGCACCACGCCCGGGTGGTGGAGTTTGGCGGCGGCCCGCGCCTCACGCTCGAACCGCGCGACGAACTGCGGGTCGGCGGAGAACCTGGGGTCCATGACCTTGATGGCCACGGGGCGCTCCAGGCGGGTGTCCACACCGCGGTACACGGTGGACATGCCGCCCCGCGCTACCAGGGTGCCGACCCGGTAGCGTTGTTCGAGCAGCCCGCCGATCACGTTCGTAGCCGACCTTTCCACAGCCGTGGATCGTACGGTGGGTGGTGCAGACCGATGCTGTGCGTCGGAGCATCCCACGCTTGCTTGTGGGATCCGCGTCAAACCCCGGTGAAACAGGGGGTGGCCGAAAGCCGACCCGTGGGTGTATCCCCACCACCCGGTTGGCGCAGGGCGTCGTTCACGTCGTTGTGGCATCGTGACGCAGGTGAGTGCGATTCCTGCCGCTGCGGATGTGCTGGCTCCCGACCTGGAGGTCCTGCCTCTACCCGAGGTCGCCGAGCGTCTTGACCTACCGATCAACCGTGTCCAACAGCTGCTTCGCGACGGTCAACTGCTCGCGGAGCGCCGGAACGGCATCCTCGTCGTCCCCGCCGCGTTCCTCGCTGCCGGAGGCGTTGTGAAGGGGCTGCCGGGCACCGTCACGGTGCTGCGTGATTCCGGCTTCTCGACCGAAGAGATCCTCCGGTGGCTGTTCACCGAGGATGAAACCCTCCCCGGCACGCCCATCGAGGCGTTGCGCGGCGACCGCGGCCGTGAGGTGAAGCGGCGGGCACAGGCCCTGGCTTTCTGACGAGCACAGCACCACCCACTACGACCGGCGACGTCCGGGCGGACCCGAAGCCGGGGCCGTCCGGACGCCGCGCCGCGCCCGGCCCGTGGACAAGTGCGGAGTCGGGTCGGTGACTTGATCGTTCCGCCCCGGCGGCGGCGTCGCCTGTGCCAGACTCCGGCCGTGTTCCTCCGTGTAGTCCGTATTGTGCTCATCGTCGCCGGTTTGGCGCTGCTCGGCATCAGCGCGAGCGTGTTGTCGGACACCAGTTCGACGAGCGGAAGCATCAACGCGCTGTGGGTCTGCGAGCCCGAGCGCCCGTCGTCGACCAGCGTCAAGTGCCAGATCCGCCAGGGCTCCTTCACCGGACCCGGCAGCAGCGAGGTCCTCGACTACCAGGTCTTGCTGCCGGTCGGGCTCGGGCTGATCCTCGCCGCCATCGCGATCGGGCAGTTCGAGCGGCCCAGGGAAGTCGCCGCCGCGCAGCAACCGGGTCGGCCTCCGGTCCCGTCCGGGCCGCCGCATCAAGGACCGCACCCCGGACAACAGCCTGGACCTCCCGGACAGCAGCCTGGACCTCCCGGACAGCAGCCCGGACAGCAGCAGGGGTGGGCGGGGCAGCCCGCGGGACCGCCTCAGCACTACTGACCCCGATCAGCGGCCGATGACCCTGGCCACCAGCGCGCGCCCGAACGCGGGCACGGCGACCGCCAGCCGCCGCGAGTCCGGCACCGCCACCCGCCGGTCCAGCACCTGGTAATCGGCCGCCACGATCTCGTCCAGGATCTCCCGGTACAGCGTGAGCGCGGTCCGCACGCACGGCCGTGACACGGGCCGCAGCATCGGCACCCCCACCTCGGCCTCCCGGTACTCGGCGAACGTGTGCGCGACGAAGTGCCGGAACGCCCGCCGCACCCGCTGGTCCGACTTACCGGTCCGCCGGCACCACACCAGCAGCTCGCGGTCGACGCCGTGCACCGCCAGCACGTCCTCCGGCAGGTACAGCCGACCCCGGTCCAGGTCTTCCCCCACGTCACGCAGGAAGTTCGTCAGCTGGAACGCCCGGCCGAGCGCGGCGGCGGACGGTTCTGCCTCGGCTCGCGGCACGACGGTCCCGAACACCGGCAGCAGCTGCAACCCGATCACCGCCGCCGAACCGTGGACGTACCGCTCCAGCGCGGCGAAGTCCGGGTACGACGTGACGGTCAGGTCCATCCGCATCGACGCCAGGAACTCGGTGAACAACGAGTGGTCGATCGAGTACCGGTGCGCGGTGTCCACCACGGCGGCGAGCACCGGGTGACCGGTCGCCCGCCCCGCCCACTCCTCCTCCAGCCGCGCTTCCCACAGCTTCAACTCGGCCGTCGGGTCGGCGGACTCACCGCTGTCCACGATCTCGTCGGCCCACCGGGCGAAGCCGTACAGGGCGTGCACGGCGGGCCGCTGGTCGGGCCCGAGCAGCTTCGTGGCGAGGAAGAACGTGCGGCCGTGCCGGGCGTTCAGCTCGCGGCAACGGGCGTACGCCGCGGCCAGGTCCGTCACACGTACCTGCCGGACAGCCGCAGCGGGTCGGGCTTGGTCAGCGACACGCACGCGAGCGCGGACACGGCGGCGACCATCGCCAGGTAGACCCACGCGTACAGCGCCGTGTCGCCGTTGGGGAACGTCACCAGCAGGAGGCAGGTCGAGAAGAACGCCGCCGCCTTCAGCCCGACCTCGGTCCACGGCAGCGCGGCGGCCATCACCAGCGGCCAGCTGAAGTACCAGGGCAGCGTCGCGGGGGAGAGCAGGGCCACGGCCAGCATGGTGATCGCGGCGCGGCGCACCGCCTCCGGCCCGCCGTCACGGGCGGCCCGCCACTGCCGCCACGCGATGTAGACCAGCAGCACCGAGCCGAGCCCGCGGGCGATGGTCATGAACCAGCCCGGTTCGACCCGGACGACCGCGTTGACCGCGGTGTGCGCGAAATCGCCGACCGCGCTGGGCAGCGACAGCCAGTTCACGATCGTGGAGGACGAGCTGAGCGCCGGGATCCAGCCCAGGTCCAGCCCGGACAGGAGGGTGGTCGCGGCGAACACCGAGACGAACGTGGCCACGCCGCCCGCGATGGCCTTGCCCAGCTGCGCCGTCCGCGTGCCGGGCAGCCGACGTGCCCACACCAACACCAGGAACGGCAGCGCGACCACGGCGGTGGCCTTCACCGCGAACGCCAACGTCACCACCGCTATGCCCAGCACGTGTCTGCGGTCCAGCACCAAGAGCACGCCGGCGGCCAGCAGGCCGACCATGAGCAGGTCGTTGTGCGCGCCGGCGATCAGGTGCACCAGCATCAACGGGTTCGCGGCGGCCACCCACAGCGCGATGGCGGCGCGTCCGCCGAGGTGGCGGGTGAGGCCGGTCAGCGCCCAGCACAGCAGCGCCAGGCCGATGGCGAGCACCAGCCGCATGACCACCACGCCGCCGATGACGCTGCCGCCGGTCACCCAGACGACACCTTCCGAGAGCATGAGGAACAGCGGCCCGTACGGCGCGGGCGTGTTCTGCCAGACCCAGCTCACGTTGTCCGACAGCGGGCTCTGGAGCACCGCCGGCCCGACCGAGTACGGATCCAGGCCGTTGAGGGCGAGCTGGCCCTGTGCCAGGTAGCTGTAGATGTCCTTGCTGAACAACGGCGGCGCGAACATCAGCGGCAGCGTCCAGGCGACGATCGCGGTCAGCACCGCGGTGGTGCCGACGTGCCGGTTGCGCACCATTCGGCCCAGCCGGATCCACGCCCAGACGACCATGCCGAGACCGATGTAGAGGACCGCGGTGGCCAGGTCGTGGCCGTGGCCGTACCGGATGAAGCTCAGCGTGGTGTCGGCGAGCAGCGGGTCGTGCTTGAGGATCGCGCCCGCGCCCGTGCCGCCCAGCGCGAGCAGCATGACGCCGCCGACGCCGAGCAGGATCGTCCGGATCGGGATGCCGCCGGGATCGGAGCGGTCCGGCCGGCTCGACCGACTGGCCTGCTCCGGAACCTGGGTAGCCGACGACCGCACCGGCTCGACAGGTGCGGCGCTCGATCGTGGAGAAGACGGGGTCGCGGCCATCGCGGCAACATCGTCGCACAACGGCTGGACGCGCCTGCACGAGATTGCTCAACCTGGTGACACGCTCGTAACACCCGGACGGATCCTCGCACGGCCGGGCCGCCCGGGGCAGTGGCCACATGGAGTATTCGGTCCAGGATCGGGATCGGTTCGACCTGCGTGGAGCCTGGCGGATCACCTGTCACGGGCGATAATCCAACGCATGTCC
This is a stretch of genomic DNA from Saccharothrix ecbatanensis. It encodes these proteins:
- a CDS encoding DUF2891 domain-containing protein, producing the protein MSDTRLDDNMAARLLSTAVENLRRDYPTHWSHVITGDADLVPQRVLHPIFAGSFDWHSCVHQTWLAVRVLRSRPEVEGAAEARRVLDSLITPEHAETEAAYFDGPGGGFWERPYGWAWLLVLDAELRTWGSPWAVALRPLSVVLRDRYLAKVAGARLPNRSGTHGNTAFATGLVLDAARAVGDEELAAACVEAALRWHREDVGYGGFEPDAADFLSPALTEADLMRRVLPADAFTAWFEAFLPNLEEARWKVLREPVPVDDPGDAYGSHLVGLALSRAWQWRSIAAALPAAHRYADLARTAADAHREAGLAYVFGHGYYAEHWLGTFAAYLHLGAFHD
- a CDS encoding class II 3-deoxy-7-phosphoheptulonate synthase, with translation MNWTVDVPVDTLPELPPLPPELRTRLDDALGRPAAQQPEWPDAEQVRRVRAVLESVPPITVPAEIDRLSANLAEVARGEAFLLQGGDCAETFADNTEPHIRANIRTLLQMAVVLTYGASLPVVKIGRIAGQYAKPRSSGIDALGLPSYRGDIVNSLVATPEARVPDPSRMIRAYANAGAAMNLLRAMTTAGMADLHKLHDWNKDFVRQSPAGERYEALAGEIDRGLRFMSACGVNDASLHTTEIFASHEALLLDYERALLRLDTNGDKPRLYDLSSHFLWIGERTRQLDGAHIAFAELLSNPIGLKIGPSTTPEMAVEYVERLDPHNQPGRLTLISRMGNGKVRDVLGPIVEKVTASGHQVIWQCDPMHGNTHEASTGYKTRHFDRIVDEVQGFFEVHRRLGTHPGGIHIELTGEDVTECLGGAQEISDIDLAGRYETACDPRLNTQQSLELAFLVAEMLRS
- a CDS encoding Stk1 family PASTA domain-containing Ser/Thr kinase — encoded protein: MERSATNVIGGLLEQRYRVGTLVARGGMSTVYRGVDTRLERPVAIKVMDPRFSADPQFVARFEREARAAAKLHHPGVVQVHDQGVDEDRVFLVMELVEGGTLRDLITERGKLDVPLALTVIEKILSPLAAAHRADLVHRDVKPENVLIGPGGTVKVADFGLVRAMSTVGVTSDTMILGTVAYLSPEQVTTGTTDARSDVYSAGVLLYEMLTGTPPYVGDNAISVAYRHVNDDVPPVPDVPAEVAELVRRATRKEPFLRPADADSFLSEVETARAMLGLATVDVPVPASAPSAAPTEEPTAHVPAPPSPAEQTLRVEPVRVGAGAPFAEPTVPVHRPNPLVPPSTGPQGTKAISRADLIMPPSEPMPAAPPPPARVRTKRPPKKKTPEQLHEEMRARSKRQFVTWISVVVVAAILVGLTSWWLAVGRVTKVPDLVGKELSTAIAMLDQASLKSTQGTENSDTVPAGQVIGTDPPAGTEATQGDHVRIVVSAGKPVVPQVNAGSEIAAAEREIASVGLKSQLNPVEDAFSDRVPKGKVVTLKPAPGTPVPIGSTVVIVLSKGSEPKPVPSVTGKTKDEAFAELSAAGFEPVEGPTEFSAAVDGGRVVRTDPPAGSNMPPNNRKVTVVLSADSVTVPHVEGKSVKEAKKILEEAGLKVDVQFNERDRARVVNQSIRAGERVPKDTKITLIAV
- a CDS encoding Rv2175c family DNA-binding protein — translated: MSAIPAAADVLAPDLEVLPLPEVAERLDLPINRVQQLLRDGQLLAERRNGILVVPAAFLAAGGVVKGLPGTVTVLRDSGFSTEEILRWLFTEDETLPGTPIEALRGDRGREVKRRAQALAF
- a CDS encoding phytoene/squalene synthase family protein, coding for MTDLAAAYARCRELNARHGRTFFLATKLLGPDQRPAVHALYGFARWADEIVDSGESADPTAELKLWEARLEEEWAGRATGHPVLAAVVDTAHRYSIDHSLFTEFLASMRMDLTVTSYPDFAALERYVHGSAAVIGLQLLPVFGTVVPRAEAEPSAAALGRAFQLTNFLRDVGEDLDRGRLYLPEDVLAVHGVDRELLVWCRRTGKSDQRVRRAFRHFVAHTFAEYREAEVGVPMLRPVSRPCVRTALTLYREILDEIVAADYQVLDRRVAVPDSRRLAVAVPAFGRALVARVIGR
- the mptB gene encoding polyprenol phosphomannose-dependent alpha 1,6 mannosyltransferase MptB, with product MAATPSSPRSSAAPVEPVRSSATQVPEQASRSSRPDRSDPGGIPIRTILLGVGGVMLLALGGTGAGAILKHDPLLADTTLSFIRYGHGHDLATAVLYIGLGMVVWAWIRLGRMVRNRHVGTTAVLTAIVAWTLPLMFAPPLFSKDIYSYLAQGQLALNGLDPYSVGPAVLQSPLSDNVSWVWQNTPAPYGPLFLMLSEGVVWVTGGSVIGGVVVMRLVLAIGLALLCWALTGLTRHLGGRAAIALWVAAANPLMLVHLIAGAHNDLLMVGLLAAGVLLVLDRRHVLGIAVVTLAFAVKATAVVALPFLVLVWARRLPGTRTAQLGKAIAGGVATFVSVFAATTLLSGLDLGWIPALSSSSTIVNWLSLPSAVGDFAHTAVNAVVRVEPGWFMTIARGLGSVLLVYIAWRQWRAARDGGPEAVRRAAITMLAVALLSPATLPWYFSWPLVMAAALPWTEVGLKAAAFFSTCLLLVTFPNGDTALYAWVYLAMVAAVSALACVSLTKPDPLRLSGRYV